A window from Pseudomonas frederiksbergensis encodes these proteins:
- the ccoS gene encoding cbb3-type cytochrome oxidase assembly protein CcoS, whose amino-acid sequence MPALYVMIPAALLIVAIAIYIFFWAVDSGQYDDLDGPAHSILFDDQDPNHKAAVDEASGQPAKPEDKAPPHA is encoded by the coding sequence ATGCCAGCTCTCTACGTGATGATCCCGGCCGCGCTGCTGATCGTGGCCATCGCCATTTACATCTTCTTCTGGGCAGTCGACAGCGGTCAGTACGACGACCTCGATGGCCCGGCCCACAGCATTCTGTTCGACGACCAGGACCCGAACCACAAAGCCGCGGTGGACGAAGCCAGCGGTCAGCCAGCCAAACCGGAAGACAAGGCGCCGCCTCATGCTTGA
- a CDS encoding heavy metal translocating P-type ATPase: MTTQLPCYHCALPVPAGSRFTAAVLGETREFCCPGCQAVAEAIVAGGLETYYQHRSESSANPEALPVQLVDELALYDRADVQAPFVRHEGELAETTLLMEGISCAACGWLIEKHLRSLPAVAEARLNLSNHRLHVRWADAQLPLSQVLSELRHIGYAAHPYQADRASEQLASENRLALRQLGVAGLLWFQAMMATMATWPEFNIDLSPELHTILRWVALFLTTPIVFYSCAPFFKGAMRDLRTRHLTMDVSVSLAIGSAYIAGIWTSITGVGELYFDAVGMFALFLLAGRYLERRARERTAAATAQLVNLLPASCLRLSADGQSERILLSELRVGDQVLVHPGAILPADGKILDGQSSIDESLLTGEYLPQPRIPGDAVTAGTLNVEGALTVEVLALGQDTRLSAIVRLLDRAQAEKPRLAEIADRAAQWFLLLSLIAAAVIGLIWWELDSARAFWIVLAMLVATCPCALSLATPTALTAATGTLHKLGLLLTRGHVLEGLNQIDTVIFDKTGTLTEGRLALRSIRPLGALNSDQCLSLAAALENRSEHPIARAFGRAPLAAEEVHSTPGLGLEGLVGEQRLRIGQPGFVCELSGAAVPSMPDEAGQWLLLGDSQGPLAWFVLDDRLRADAPALLAACKARGWRTLLLSGDSSPMVASVAAELGIDEARGGLRPDDKLQVLQQLHKEGRKVLMLGDGVNDVPVLAAADISVAMGSATDLAKTSADAVLLSNRLDALVQAFSLARRTRRVIIENLLWAGLYNGLMLPFAALGWITPVWAAVGMSISSLTVVLNALRLTRMPNTPALSATPETRPLPA; the protein is encoded by the coding sequence ATGACCACCCAACTCCCCTGCTACCACTGCGCCCTGCCCGTCCCGGCCGGCAGCCGCTTCACCGCTGCCGTCCTCGGTGAAACCCGCGAGTTCTGCTGCCCGGGTTGCCAGGCCGTGGCCGAAGCCATTGTGGCCGGTGGACTGGAAACCTATTACCAGCATCGCAGCGAGTCATCGGCTAACCCCGAAGCGCTGCCAGTGCAGTTGGTGGACGAACTGGCGCTGTACGACCGCGCCGACGTGCAAGCCCCTTTCGTTCGCCACGAAGGCGAACTGGCCGAAACCACCCTGCTGATGGAAGGCATCAGTTGCGCCGCGTGCGGCTGGCTGATCGAGAAACACCTGCGCAGCCTGCCCGCAGTGGCCGAAGCGCGCCTCAACCTGTCAAACCATCGCCTGCATGTGCGCTGGGCCGATGCGCAACTGCCGCTGAGCCAGGTACTCAGCGAATTGCGCCACATCGGTTACGCCGCGCACCCGTATCAAGCCGACCGCGCCAGCGAACAACTGGCCAGCGAAAACCGTCTGGCCCTGCGCCAGCTCGGTGTCGCCGGGCTACTGTGGTTCCAGGCGATGATGGCGACCATGGCCACCTGGCCGGAATTCAACATCGACCTCAGCCCCGAACTGCACACCATCCTGCGTTGGGTCGCGCTGTTTCTCACCACCCCGATCGTGTTCTACAGCTGCGCGCCCTTCTTCAAAGGCGCCATGCGCGACTTGCGCACCCGCCACCTGACCATGGACGTCTCGGTGTCGCTGGCTATTGGCAGTGCCTACATCGCCGGGATCTGGACCTCGATCACCGGCGTCGGTGAGCTGTACTTCGACGCGGTCGGCATGTTTGCACTATTCCTGCTGGCCGGACGTTATCTCGAACGTCGTGCCCGCGAACGCACCGCCGCCGCCACCGCACAACTGGTCAACCTGTTACCTGCCTCGTGCCTGCGCCTGAGTGCCGACGGCCAAAGTGAGCGGATCCTGCTCAGCGAACTGCGCGTGGGCGATCAGGTGCTGGTGCATCCCGGCGCGATCCTCCCGGCTGACGGCAAGATCCTCGACGGCCAATCGAGCATCGACGAATCCCTGCTCACTGGCGAATACCTGCCGCAACCGCGCATACCAGGCGATGCGGTTACTGCCGGCACCCTGAACGTCGAAGGCGCGCTGACCGTGGAAGTCCTGGCGCTGGGTCAAGATACCCGACTGTCCGCCATCGTCCGCCTGCTGGACCGCGCCCAGGCCGAGAAGCCGCGACTGGCGGAAATTGCCGACCGCGCCGCGCAATGGTTTTTGCTGCTGTCGCTGATTGCCGCGGCCGTCATCGGCCTGATCTGGTGGGAACTGGATTCGGCACGAGCCTTCTGGATTGTGTTGGCGATGCTCGTTGCGACCTGCCCGTGCGCCTTGTCCCTGGCCACACCGACCGCCCTCACCGCCGCCACCGGCACGCTGCACAAACTCGGCTTGCTGCTGACTCGCGGCCACGTGCTGGAAGGCCTCAATCAGATCGACACGGTGATTTTCGACAAGACCGGCACGCTGACGGAAGGTCGCCTGGCCTTGCGCTCGATTCGCCCGCTCGGCGCGCTCAACAGCGATCAATGCCTGAGCCTCGCCGCCGCCCTGGAAAACCGCTCCGAACACCCGATCGCCCGCGCGTTTGGCCGGGCGCCGCTGGCCGCCGAAGAAGTCCACAGCACGCCGGGGCTAGGCCTAGAAGGGTTGGTCGGTGAGCAACGCCTGCGCATCGGTCAACCGGGTTTTGTCTGTGAACTCAGTGGCGCGGCCGTGCCTTCGATGCCAGATGAAGCCGGCCAATGGCTACTGCTCGGCGACAGCCAGGGACCGCTGGCATGGTTTGTTCTCGACGATCGCCTGCGCGCCGACGCTCCCGCGCTGCTCGCCGCCTGCAAGGCTCGCGGCTGGCGCACATTGCTGCTGTCCGGTGACAGCTCGCCGATGGTCGCCAGTGTCGCTGCGGAACTGGGCATCGATGAAGCCCGAGGCGGCTTGCGTCCGGACGATAAATTGCAGGTCCTGCAACAGTTGCACAAGGAAGGTCGCAAGGTGTTGATGCTCGGTGACGGCGTCAACGACGTGCCCGTGCTGGCCGCCGCCGACATCAGCGTGGCCATGGGTTCGGCTACCGATCTGGCGAAAACCAGTGCCGATGCCGTACTGCTGTCGAACCGCCTCGACGCCTTGGTCCAAGCCTTCAGCCTGGCTCGACGCACCCGCCGGGTAATCATCGAGAACCTGCTGTGGGCCGGGCTGTACAATGGCCTCATGTTGCCGTTCGCCGCCCTCGGCTGGATCACCCCGGTATGGGCCGCGGTCGGCATGTCCATCAGTTCGTTGACCGTGGTGCTGAACGCCCTGCGCCTGACACGCATGCCCAACACGCCTGCGCTCAGCGCCACGCCAGAAACCCGTCCGCTACCGGCCTGA
- a CDS encoding sulfite exporter TauE/SafE family protein codes for MLELAPLLVSAVILGLLGGGHCLGMCGGLMGALTLAIPKEQRSRRFRLLLAYNLGRILSYATAGLLIGLAGWAVANSPAAMFMRVIAGLLLVAMGLYLAGWWSGLTRIESLGRGLWRHIQPVANKLLPVSNVPRALLLGALWGWLPCGLVYSTLLWSASQGNALDSALLMLAFGLGTWPVLLATGLAAERVTALLRKRSVRMTGGLLVILFGIWTLPGPHQHWLMGH; via the coding sequence ATGCTTGAATTGGCGCCGCTGCTGGTGTCTGCGGTGATCCTCGGCCTGCTCGGCGGCGGGCATTGCCTGGGCATGTGCGGCGGCTTGATGGGCGCGTTGACCCTGGCGATTCCCAAGGAGCAACGCAGCCGGCGTTTTCGACTGCTGCTGGCCTACAACCTGGGGCGAATTCTGAGCTACGCGACGGCCGGCCTGCTGATCGGTCTGGCCGGCTGGGCGGTGGCCAACAGCCCGGCGGCGATGTTCATGCGCGTCATCGCCGGATTGCTGTTGGTCGCCATGGGCCTGTACCTCGCCGGTTGGTGGAGCGGCCTGACTCGCATCGAAAGCCTCGGTCGCGGCTTGTGGCGGCACATCCAGCCCGTTGCCAACAAACTGCTGCCGGTGTCGAACGTCCCCCGCGCGTTGCTGCTGGGCGCGCTCTGGGGCTGGCTGCCGTGCGGGTTGGTTTACAGCACCCTCCTGTGGTCGGCGAGTCAGGGCAATGCACTGGACAGTGCGCTGTTGATGCTCGCGTTCGGGCTCGGCACCTGGCCGGTGCTGCTCGCCACGGGGCTGGCGGCTGAGCGGGTCACGGCGCTGTTGCGCAAACGTAGCGTGCGGATGACGGGCGGATTACTGGTGATCCTGTTCGGCATCTGGACGTTGCCGGGGCCGCATCAGCATTGGCTCATGGGCCAC